In Sulfitobacter sp. W027, a single window of DNA contains:
- the fumC gene encoding class II fumarate hydratase, translated as MADTRTETDSFGPLEVPFDKYWGAQTQRSIINFPIGWEKQPIAIVRALGVIKKACAQANVAQGSLDEERGKAIIQAAGEVFEGKFDDNFPLVVWQTGSGTQSNMNANEVIANRAIELMGGTIGSKDPVHPNDHCNMGQSSNDTFPTAMHIATAMTARDVLLPGLEKLHGALQKKVEEFDGIIKIGRTHTQDATPLTLSQEFSGYTHQVAMSIARVRDALGRIYELAQGGTAVGTGLNTKKGWAETVAHNMAEITGLPFVTAPNKFEALAAHDAMVEISGALKTVSASLFKIANDIRLLGSGPRCGLGELILPENEPGSSIMPGKVNPTQCEALTQVCIHVMGNDAAVGFAGSQGHFELNVYKPMMAYNVLQSMQLLGDAASAFTDNLMVDLKADADRIEKLMRESLMLVTALAPEIGYDNATKVAKTAHKNGTTLKEEAIALGFVDAETFERVVRPENMIGPK; from the coding sequence ATGGCCGATACCCGCACCGAAACCGACAGCTTTGGTCCGCTCGAAGTCCCCTTCGACAAATACTGGGGCGCGCAGACGCAGCGCTCGATCATCAACTTCCCGATTGGCTGGGAAAAGCAGCCCATCGCCATCGTGCGGGCGCTTGGCGTGATCAAGAAAGCCTGCGCGCAAGCGAATGTGGCGCAAGGCTCGCTGGATGAGGAACGCGGCAAAGCGATCATTCAGGCTGCTGGCGAAGTCTTTGAAGGCAAGTTCGACGACAACTTCCCGCTGGTGGTCTGGCAGACAGGTTCGGGCACGCAGTCCAACATGAACGCTAATGAGGTCATCGCCAACCGTGCGATTGAGCTCATGGGCGGCACCATCGGCTCGAAAGATCCGGTGCACCCCAACGACCACTGCAACATGGGCCAGTCCTCGAACGACACCTTCCCCACCGCGATGCACATCGCCACCGCGATGACGGCGCGGGACGTGCTGCTGCCGGGGCTGGAGAAGCTTCACGGCGCATTGCAAAAGAAGGTCGAAGAGTTCGACGGCATCATCAAGATCGGCCGCACCCACACGCAGGACGCGACGCCGCTGACATTGAGCCAAGAGTTCTCTGGCTACACCCATCAGGTCGCCATGAGCATCGCCCGCGTGCGCGACGCGCTTGGCCGCATCTATGAGCTGGCCCAAGGCGGCACCGCCGTCGGCACCGGGCTTAACACCAAAAAGGGTTGGGCCGAGACCGTGGCGCATAATATGGCCGAAATCACCGGCCTGCCCTTCGTTACCGCGCCGAACAAATTTGAAGCGCTGGCCGCCCATGACGCGATGGTGGAAATCTCCGGCGCGCTGAAAACCGTCTCGGCCAGCCTGTTCAAAATCGCCAATGATATCCGCCTGCTGGGCTCCGGCCCGCGCTGCGGGTTGGGCGAATTGATCCTGCCTGAAAACGAGCCGGGCTCTTCGATCATGCCGGGTAAAGTGAACCCGACCCAGTGCGAAGCGCTGACGCAGGTTTGCATCCACGTCATGGGCAACGATGCCGCCGTAGGCTTCGCAGGCTCGCAGGGTCATTTTGAGCTCAACGTCTATAAGCCAATGATGGCCTATAACGTGCTGCAATCCATGCAACTTTTGGGTGACGCGGCCTCGGCATTTACCGACAATCTTATGGTCGACCTCAAGGCCGATGCAGACCGGATCGAGAAGCTGATGCGCGAGTCACTGATGTTGGTGACGGCGCTCGCGCCTGAGATCGGCTATGACAATGCCACAAAGGTCGCCAAGACCGCGCATAAGAACGGCACCACGCTGAAAGAAGAGGCCATCGCACTGGGCTTCGTGGATGCCGAAACCTTTGAACGGGTCGTGCGGCCCGAAAATATGATCGGACCAAAATGA
- a CDS encoding DUF4169 family protein, giving the protein MSAPINLNKVKKERDRSSRKARANENAVGFGQTKAQKEALKARAEQIARNLEAHKRET; this is encoded by the coding sequence ATGAGTGCGCCCATCAACCTCAACAAGGTGAAGAAAGAGCGGGATCGGTCGTCCCGCAAGGCCCGCGCGAATGAAAACGCCGTGGGCTTTGGCCAGACCAAAGCGCAAAAAGAAGCGCTGAAGGCCCGCGCCGAACAGATCGCCCGCAATCTGGAAGCGCATAAGCGCGAGACATGA
- the chrA gene encoding chromate efflux transporter gives MPSWSEMTHVFGRIGLMSFGGPAAQIAVMHRELVEDRPWLSEQTYLRALSLCMLLPGPEAMQLATYAGWRLRGVPGGLLGGLLFVVPGAIIIAILALLYAWYGQLPFVQTAFLGIKAAVVIVVFQALLKVSSKALHGRLGWALALGSFISLFLFGLPFPLIILIAGAVGMFVRGSAARPEPTSAPPAQSLRTLLIWGTLWAAPLLLIAGLSDDFLLQLGLFFSKLAVVTFGGAYAVLAYMTQTVVQDFGWIDTDQMIDALGLAETTPGPLILVTQFVAMLAGFAQSGPMGALTAGLLALWVTFTPCFLWIFLAGPYLEALSAQPRIAGALRAITAAVVGVIANLSVWFALHVLFDRVSPGVFLALPEPVWMSFDPMAAALTVAAAVLMLAFRRGFVTTMVLLAALALAVSAI, from the coding sequence ATGCCTTCTTGGTCAGAAATGACCCATGTCTTCGGGCGCATCGGGCTGATGTCATTCGGCGGCCCGGCGGCACAGATCGCAGTGATGCACCGCGAATTGGTCGAAGACCGCCCGTGGCTGAGTGAGCAAACCTACCTGCGCGCCCTATCGCTTTGCATGTTACTGCCGGGGCCTGAGGCGATGCAATTGGCGACCTATGCGGGATGGCGTCTTCGCGGAGTGCCAGGCGGGTTGCTGGGCGGTCTGCTTTTCGTGGTCCCGGGGGCCATAATCATCGCCATATTGGCGTTGCTTTACGCGTGGTATGGTCAACTGCCTTTCGTACAAACGGCGTTTCTCGGCATCAAAGCTGCGGTTGTTATTGTCGTATTTCAAGCGCTTCTGAAAGTTTCCTCGAAAGCATTGCATGGACGGCTGGGCTGGGCACTGGCGCTTGGGTCATTCATTAGCCTCTTCCTATTTGGCCTGCCGTTCCCGCTTATCATCCTCATCGCAGGAGCCGTTGGGATGTTTGTTCGTGGGTCTGCCGCCCGGCCCGAGCCCACAAGCGCCCCTCCCGCCCAGAGCCTGCGCACCCTGCTGATTTGGGGCACGCTTTGGGCTGCGCCCCTCTTATTGATAGCCGGACTAAGCGATGATTTTCTCCTGCAACTGGGGCTGTTCTTTTCCAAGCTCGCTGTGGTGACCTTCGGCGGTGCCTATGCGGTGCTGGCTTATATGACCCAGACTGTGGTGCAGGATTTCGGCTGGATCGACACCGACCAGATGATCGATGCGCTTGGCTTGGCTGAGACGACACCCGGGCCGCTAATCCTTGTCACGCAATTTGTCGCTATGCTGGCGGGCTTTGCCCAAAGCGGCCCAATGGGCGCGCTGACTGCTGGGTTGCTGGCACTTTGGGTGACATTCACGCCCTGTTTCCTGTGGATTTTCCTTGCCGGGCCCTATCTCGAAGCGCTTTCTGCGCAGCCGCGTATCGCCGGGGCGCTGCGGGCCATTACGGCGGCTGTCGTTGGCGTGATTGCCAATCTCTCTGTCTGGTTTGCGCTGCATGTCCTGTTTGACCGGGTGAGTCCCGGCGTCTTTCTCGCCCTGCCAGAGCCGGTTTGGATGAGTTTCGACCCCATGGCCGCCGCGCTTACCGTTGCGGCTGCGGTGCTGATGCTGGCCTTCAGGCGCGGTTTCGTCACGACCATGGTGTTGCTCGCAGCCCTCGCCCTTGCCGTTAGCGCTATTTAG
- a CDS encoding cytochrome P450 produces MNLPPKPPARPDRVSLWRYAKLFRADILSAQPARLYRAWMAEFKTPFFRSYLMNQPELVKTVLKDRPDDFPKSDRIGEGLRPLLGNSVFLTNGETWKRQRRIIDPAFEGGRLRETFPAMWDAAEAAAVRLDGQVGQVVEIEAETSHAAADVIFRTLFSLPIEHEVARAVFDEFRNYQRSQPILNLGALLPLPHWMPRLFRKDTRASAARIRALITELTQERMQQIKAGTAPDDLATKIMTQADPETGARFNTEEMVDQVAIFFLAGHETSASALAWALYLMATHPEWQERLAEEAQALEICDFSLMSQLKLSRDVFRETLRLYPPVPMMVRENSCPERFRDRDVKKGAQLVLSPWHLHRHERLWDNPDGFDPTRWQTENGKQCQREAFIPFSAGPRVCTGAGFAMVEGPLILSRILRDFRLTAQPDRVPVPVAHLTVRSDKGIWLALSKR; encoded by the coding sequence ATGAACCTGCCCCCGAAGCCTCCCGCGCGCCCTGATCGTGTGTCACTCTGGCGCTATGCCAAGCTGTTTCGCGCCGACATCCTCTCGGCCCAGCCCGCCCGGCTTTACCGGGCGTGGATGGCGGAGTTTAAAACGCCGTTTTTCCGCAGCTACTTGATGAACCAGCCCGAACTGGTGAAAACGGTACTGAAGGACCGGCCCGATGATTTCCCCAAGTCCGACCGGATCGGTGAAGGGCTGCGCCCGCTTTTGGGCAACTCCGTCTTCCTGACCAATGGCGAGACATGGAAACGCCAACGCCGCATCATCGATCCGGCGTTCGAAGGGGGCCGCCTGCGCGAAACCTTTCCTGCCATGTGGGACGCGGCAGAAGCCGCCGCCGTGCGGCTCGACGGACAAGTGGGGCAGGTGGTCGAGATCGAGGCCGAAACCAGCCATGCCGCCGCCGATGTAATCTTTCGCACGCTGTTTTCGCTGCCAATTGAACACGAAGTCGCCCGCGCGGTCTTTGACGAGTTTCGCAACTACCAACGCAGTCAGCCGATCCTGAACCTTGGTGCGCTCTTGCCACTGCCACATTGGATGCCGCGCCTGTTCCGCAAAGACACCCGGGCCAGCGCTGCGCGGATCAGGGCGTTGATTACCGAGTTGACCCAAGAACGGATGCAACAAATCAAGGCGGGCACCGCGCCCGACGATCTTGCCACCAAAATCATGACACAGGCAGACCCCGAAACGGGGGCGCGGTTTAACACCGAGGAGATGGTCGATCAGGTCGCGATCTTCTTCCTCGCGGGCCATGAGACAAGCGCCTCCGCATTGGCTTGGGCGCTTTATTTGATGGCCACGCACCCCGAATGGCAAGAGCGTTTGGCCGAGGAAGCGCAGGCGCTGGAGATTTGCGATTTCTCGCTGATGTCCCAGCTGAAACTCAGCCGGGATGTCTTTCGCGAGACGCTGCGCCTCTACCCGCCCGTGCCGATGATGGTGCGCGAGAACAGCTGCCCTGAACGCTTTCGGGATCGGGATGTGAAGAAGGGCGCGCAACTGGTGCTCAGCCCGTGGCATCTGCATCGGCACGAACGGCTTTGGGACAACCCCGACGGTTTTGACCCGACCCGCTGGCAAACCGAGAACGGCAAACAGTGCCAGCGCGAGGCCTTCATTCCATTCTCCGCCGGGCCGCGGGTCTGTACCGGTGCAGGATTCGCGATGGTCGAAGGGCCGCTGATCCTGTCACGCATCCTGCGCGACTTCCGCCTGACGGCGCAGCCCGACCGTGTGCCTGTGCCCGTCGCACATTTGACCGTCCGTTCAGATAAGGGCATTTGGTTAGCGCTATCAAAGCGCTAG
- a CDS encoding fructose bisphosphate aldolase codes for MGYDKAQLEQMNSGKGFIAALDQSGGSTPKALSLYGVEPSDYNGDEEMFKAVHDMRARIILAEDFTSDKVIGAILFERTMDDTINGKPVPQLLWEDRGVVPFLKIDKGLEETNNGVQIMKPIMEIDDLLARAVKHGIFGTKERSVIHDANENGIAAVVAQQFELAKQVCAAGLVPIIEPEVNINSDSKAEAEEILRGEIEKHLNTLPEGEMVMLKLTIPEKAGLYDGLAGHANVLRVVALSGGYSTAEACERLGKNRTMIASFSRALTEGLNVKMTDAEFNEALGQNIEKIYQASIC; via the coding sequence ATGGGCTACGACAAGGCGCAACTTGAGCAAATGAACAGCGGCAAGGGCTTCATCGCGGCGCTCGATCAATCGGGTGGCTCCACCCCCAAGGCGCTAAGCCTCTATGGCGTGGAACCGTCGGATTACAATGGCGACGAAGAAATGTTCAAAGCCGTCCACGACATGCGCGCGCGGATCATTCTGGCCGAGGATTTCACCTCTGACAAAGTGATTGGCGCGATCCTTTTTGAGCGCACGATGGATGACACGATCAACGGCAAACCCGTCCCGCAGCTGCTCTGGGAAGACCGGGGCGTGGTGCCTTTCCTGAAGATCGACAAGGGTTTGGAAGAGACCAACAATGGCGTGCAGATCATGAAGCCGATCATGGAGATCGACGATCTGCTGGCCCGCGCGGTGAAACACGGCATCTTCGGCACCAAAGAGCGTTCGGTCATTCACGATGCCAATGAAAACGGCATCGCGGCCGTGGTGGCGCAGCAGTTCGAACTGGCGAAACAGGTCTGTGCGGCGGGCCTAGTGCCGATCATCGAACCTGAGGTGAACATCAACTCCGACAGCAAAGCTGAGGCTGAAGAGATCCTGCGTGGCGAGATCGAAAAGCACCTGAACACGCTGCCTGAGGGCGAAATGGTCATGCTGAAGCTGACGATCCCAGAAAAGGCCGGTCTCTACGACGGTCTGGCGGGTCACGCCAACGTTCTGCGCGTTGTGGCGCTGTCGGGTGGGTATTCCACGGCTGAAGCCTGCGAACGGCTGGGCAAGAACCGCACCATGATTGCCAGCTTCTCGCGCGCTTTGACAGAAGGGCTCAACGTCAAAATGACAGATGCGGAGTTCAACGAGGCGCTTGGTCAGAACATCGAAAAGATCTACCAAGCTTCGATTTGTTGA
- a CDS encoding ribbon-helix-helix domain-containing protein codes for MNARPRKHSVTLRGHRTSISLEDEFWDEFRAIAVARGMPINALVTEIDATRGLDIGLAGAIRLFVLRSLKERLLKAE; via the coding sequence ATGAACGCGCGGCCACGCAAACATTCGGTGACCCTTCGGGGTCACCGGACATCAATCTCTCTCGAAGATGAATTCTGGGATGAGTTCCGCGCAATTGCCGTTGCACGTGGCATGCCGATCAACGCATTGGTAACCGAGATTGACGCGACACGGGGGCTTGATATCGGGCTTGCTGGGGCGATCCGCTTGTTCGTGCTGCGATCGTTAAAGGAACGTTTACTAAAAGCGGAATAG
- a CDS encoding N-(5'-phosphoribosyl)anthranilate isomerase has product MALASTLSPGAWLDDIFASKAAIRGQVIRRKARDIEKFVGRREFERELKRRGFQAVENAGQAIIFCNREPIRRIL; this is encoded by the coding sequence ATGGCCCTCGCATCCACTCTTTCACCCGGCGCTTGGCTGGATGATATATTCGCCTCCAAGGCGGCAATCCGCGGTCAGGTTATTCGACGTAAAGCGCGCGATATCGAAAAGTTCGTCGGTCGCCGCGAATTCGAACGCGAGTTGAAACGTCGGGGTTTTCAAGCGGTTGAGAACGCCGGACAGGCCATCATATTTTGCAATAGAGAACCCATCCGGCGCATCTTGTAG
- a CDS encoding SspB family protein has product MSRSIDYGNLMHEAMRGLIRKVLQDVSDNGLPGNHHFFITFDTSHPDAELADWLSDRYPGEMTVVMQHWYDGLEVTADGFAITLNFGDAPEPLYIPYDAIRTFVDPSVEFGLRFEQQESEEDDDDSEEGTLDQTDEDELEVAEEPVKDAEIVSLDSFRK; this is encoded by the coding sequence ATGAGCCGCAGTATCGATTACGGCAACCTAATGCACGAAGCCATGCGAGGTTTGATCCGCAAGGTATTGCAAGACGTATCGGACAACGGTCTGCCGGGGAATCACCACTTCTTCATCACCTTCGATACATCGCATCCGGATGCGGAATTGGCTGACTGGTTGTCTGACCGCTACCCCGGTGAGATGACCGTGGTCATGCAGCATTGGTATGACGGGTTGGAAGTAACGGCTGACGGTTTTGCGATCACGCTGAACTTTGGCGATGCGCCAGAGCCGCTCTATATCCCCTACGACGCGATCCGCACCTTCGTGGACCCTTCGGTTGAATTTGGCTTGCGGTTTGAGCAGCAGGAGAGCGAAGAGGACGATGACGACAGCGAAGAAGGCACGCTTGATCAGACTGATGAAGATGAGTTGGAAGTCGCAGAAGAGCCGGTCAAAGACGCCGAAATCGTATCACTGGATTCCTTTAGGAAGTAA